The window AATTCTTCTAATTGGTATTCTATCACTAAATTTTCATTAAGGTATATAGCGACTTTACTATTGCTTTTTAATATTATTTTTAGGTGTGTGCGTCTGTCTTGTAAGTCAATCTTATCTTCGCGATATATACGATAATCAAACGGAAATTTTTGACTAAAAAAAAGAGCTGATGTATTAGAAATAAAAACAAATTCTATTTCGTTTGTGAAAATTGGAAAATATCTGATGTCATTTTCATTCCGTAATGCATTTACATCGTTGTTTTTTTTCATATCAATTCCTAAATCATAGTTATTCTCGTTGTTTCTAAAATTAATATGATGCATTACAGGTGGGTTACCGGTTTCATTGATGACTTCTATTACACAGAGCTCCGATGCATAACCCTCACCAAGTTTATTAGCATTATTAACGGATATAAAAAAAGTAATAATCATTAAAAACAGTAGACTTATGGATACTATATAACCTATTTTATGAATATTGATCTTACTCAAATAACTTACCAAACAAAAACTAACAGTAAATGCAGCAAATACTATAATTGTAGGGGGAATATATTCTGAAAAACGTATGTTATAACCCGCGCCATTTGGAGTTGCGTGACTAATAGACACATATAAGAACGAAATAAAAAAGGCTAAAAGAGCACTAATTATTAATGCTATAGACCAATGTGTAAACCGTATTAACAACCACTGAATACCAGAAGTTAATAGTGTTAAAATTATCAATGCAACAATGGTTATTCTGAGATCTTCACTCATAATTTTAAAATATTTTAAACCAGTTATAAATTTATTTCCTCTGCTAAATTAAAATTTTACAATAATTTATTTCTCCCTGTTTTCCGTGAAAAATTATTTATTGTTGCTAGTAATGAATTACATTGATTTTAATTAGTACAGAATCCAATATATAAGTAGTTTAAAAATGGAAATTTTGAAAGAAAAAGAAGCACCGTTTTTTAAACAAAAAAAATCCGAAGCTTAAGTAGCTTCGGATTTATAATATAATTTTAAAAGATTATTTTATCCTTTTAAACTTGCAGATAAATACTCACGATTCATACGTGCAATATTCTCTAAAGAAATTCCTTTAGGACATTCCACTTCACAAGCGCCAGTATTGGTACAGTTACCAAAACCTTCTTCATCCATTTGCTTAACCATGTTTAACACACGATCTGTAGCTTCAATTTTACCTTGTGGTAATAAGGCAAATTGAGAAACTTTAGCACCAACAAATAACATTGCTGACGAGTTTTTACAAGAGGCGACACAAGCCCCACAACCAATACACGTTGCTGCTGAAAAAGCATCATCTGCATCATGTTTGTTTACTGGTATTGCATTAGCATCGATTGTGTTTCCAGATGTGTTTACAGATATAAATCCTCCAGCATGTTGGATACGATCAAAAGCACCTCTATCAACTACTAAATCTTTTACTACAGGAAACGCTGTTGCTCTAAATGGCTCGATAGTAATTGTATCGCCATCTTTAAACATACGCATGTGTAACTGACAGGTTGTTACACCACGATCAGGTCCATGAGCTTCTCCGTTAATATATAAAGAACACATTCCGCAAATACCCTCACGACAATCGTGATCAAAGGCTACGGGTTCTTCATCGTTATTAATTAGTTGTTCGTTTAAAACATCTAACATTTCAAGGAAAGACATATCTGGTGAGATATCGGTAACTTTATAGTCTACCATTTTCCCTTTATCACTTGCGTTTTTTTGACGCCAAATCTTAAGTGTTAAATTCATCATAGCTCTCCTTATTTATAACTTCTTTGTTTTAATTCGATATCCTTAAACTCTAGTTCCTCTTTATGTAAAACAGCATCACTAGGTTCTCCTTTGTACTCCCAAGCAGACACGTATGCAAAATCTTTATCATTACGTAATGCTTCTCCTTTTTGCTCTCCGTCTAACTCCACAGAATCCTCTCTAAAGTGACCTCCACAAGATTCTTCTCTGTTTAATGCATCTTTAGCAAATAACTCTCCTAACTCTAAGAAATCAGCTACACGACCAGCTTTTGCAAGCTCTTCGTTAAACTCTTCATTAGTTCCAGGCACTTTAACTTCTTTCCAGAATTGATCTCTTAATGCTTTGATTTCAGCAATAGCTTCTGTTAATCCTTTTACATTTCTAGACATCCCTACTTTGTTCCACATGATTTTCCCTAATTTCTTATGGAAATAATCTACAGAATGAGACCCTTTATTAGTTACGAAGAACTCTAGTTTCTCACGTACTTCTTTTTCAGCCTCTTCAAACTCTTTTGTGTCCGTAGAAATTGCTCCCGTACGGATATCGTTAGATAAGTAGTCACCAATAGTATATGGTAATACAAAATAACCATCTGCTAACCCTTGCATTAAAGCAGAAGCCCCAAGTCTATTAGCACCATGGTCAGAGAAATTAGCCTCTCCAATACAGTATAAACCAGGAACGGTTGTCATTAAGTTATAATCTACCCAAACACCACCCATTGTGTAGTGTACCGCTGGATAAATCATCATTGGTGTGTTGTATGGATCTTGATCTACGATCTTCTCATACATTTGAAATAAGTTTCCGTATTTATTTTTGATAACTTCTTGTCCTAACTTTTTAACAAGAACAGCATCATTTTCGTCTAAACCTTTAACGTGAGCAGTTTCTTTACCGTAACGTTGAATTGCAGAAGCAAAATCTAAGAATACAGCTTCTCCAGTTGCATTCACTCCAAAACCAGCATCACAACGCTCTTTTGCTGCACGAGAGGCAACATCACGAGGCACTAAGTTTCCGAATGCAGGATAACGACGCTCTAGGTAGTAATCTCTATCTTCTTCAGCTAATTCTCTAGGTTTTAATGTCCCAGTTTTAATAGCCTCAACATCTTTCATGTGTTTTGGTACCCAAATACGTCCATCATTACGTAAAGACTCAGACATTAACGTTAGTTTAGACTGATGATCTCCAGAAACTGGAATACATGTTGGGTGAATTTGTGTATAACAAGGGTTTGCAAAGTAAGCCCCACGTTTGTGTGCTTTCCATGCTGCTGTTACATTACTTCCCATCGCGTTAGTAGATAAGAAGAAAACGTTACCATAACCACCAGTTCCAAGAACCACAGCGTGAGCTGAATGTCTTTCAATTTCTCCAGTAATTAAGTTACGTGTTATAATACCACGCGCTTTTCCATCAACCTTAACAACGTCTAACATTTCGTGACGGTTGTACATTTTGATTTTACCACGACCAATTTGACGGTTCATAGCAGAATACGCTCCTAATAATAATTGTTGTCCTGTTTGTCCAGCTGCGTAAAAAGTACGTGATACTAATACACCACCAAACGAACGGTTATCCAATAATCCACCATACTCACGTGCAAAAGGAACCCCTTGAGCAACACATTGGTCAATTATATTTGCAGATACCTCAGCCAAACGATACACGTTTGCTTCACGAGAACGGTAATCTCCTCCTTTTACAGTATCATAAAACAATCTGTAAGTTGAGTCACCATCACCTTGGTAATTTTTTGCTGCGTTAATTCCTCCTTGTGCTGCAATTGAATGCGCACGTCTTGGAGAATCTTGAAAGCAAAATGCTTTTACATTATATCCTAGCTCTGCTAAAGTTGCAGCAGCCGATCCACCCGCTAATCCAGTACCAACCACAATAACATCAATGTTACGTTTGTTAGCAGGGTTTACTAAGTCGATATGATTTTTATAATCCGTCCACTTATCTTTAATTGGACCTTGAGGTACTTTTGAATCTAAACTCATAGTAACTATATTTTTTAGTGGTTTAAAAAGTGAAACACTGCAATAAAAATGAATCCTAATGGAATCCCGATTGCATAAATTTTACTAAATCTTTTTAATCCTTTTGTGTATTTGTTATTTGCTCCCACCGACTGAAAAGCCGAATCAAAACCGTGTAATAAGTGTAGTGCTAAGAAGACAAATGCAACGACGTAAAGCACGACTCTCCATAGATCCACAAATTTGTGTTGTAGCTCTTCATAGTATCTAAACCCGCTATCTGCGTTGTTCGGATCTACAAGACCTGACATATCACCAACAATAAATTTGGTATTTAATTCTGGAAACCAGAAATCGTAAAAGTGAAGACAAACGAATGCTAAAATAGCTAATCCGCTCCAAATCATGTTTCTGCTCATCCAAGAAGAATTTGCACCACCATTGTTTTTGGCATAACTGATTTGTCTTGCTTTGTTGTTTTTAATTTCTAAAACAAATCCCATTACAAAGTGAAACACAACTCCGAAAATCAAAACGGGTTGTAATGCATATTGCACTAACGGAAAGGTCCCCATAAAGTGAGACACCTCGTTAAAAGTCTCTGGACTAAATACCGAAAGTATGTTTATTGAAAAATGTTGAAGTAAAAAAAACATTAGAAAGAATGCCGAAAGTGCCATCGCAAACTTTCTTCCTATTGAAGAATTTAAAATTCCGCTCATTATAGTTGAAGTTAATTATTTGTCTCACAAAGATAAGCCACAAGCGATATATTAACAAATTTTAAAACCTATTTATACTATTTAGAATGGGTTTAAGTAACTAGTGTTTACTCGACATTAACACGAATATGATTGACCCACAACTGCGCTCGATCCAGGTTAGCATGCCATTGTTCCAACATAAATTGCTTATCATAAGTTAACACCTCATCAAAAACCAACTCCCCATTCAAAACAACCTTAACAGACCTATTTAAATCAACCATTTCTGGCGAAATATTTATTGAAAACGCACCAATTCGGGACACTTTTACAGTAAACTGATTATCTTCAAAACTGGCCACGATCTTACCTGATGCTCTTGGAAAATCAAAGGCTTTCTGATGGACATCCACTGTTACCACACTATCGTTTTTATCTAATTTTAACCACTTTACAATATCAAAATTAGCTGTTTTATGCCATGCTTTCTCAACAGTAGCCGTGTCTAATTTAGCATCGCTAATCCAATCGAGATTACCATAAGCATTATCATCAAACTCCCATTGAATAGTTTTTGGAAACGGTTGTCTTTTTCGTTGCAACAGATCTTCAAATAGAATATCGTAGGCTGGCTCTGAGTCTTCAAATGCGGGAAACCAATGCGGAAAACCATTATAACGATAATCTTTATAATCGGCTTTTAAATCGGCCATTAGCACATTGAGACTATCATTTGCATTGGGTGGATAATAGTAATCTTGATCCGTAGAAAAATTTATAAAAGACCGCGATAGGACATTTTTAATAAAAGTACCACCTGTAAATACTTTGGGATACGTATTAAACCCATAAAATCCAGCAAAAGCAGTCGGCTGTTTCATCAGGTAAGAAAAAGACCCCGTCGCCCCATTAGAATGCCCCGAAACAAACACTTTATTATCGTCGATATTTAATGCCGATTTCAATTGCTTCACAATTTCGGGCACCATAAAAAAACCCTCATCCTTAAGCATCCAATTAAAGTCTTTATTGCCTTTAGGGAATACCAAAATAACATTGTTAGCATCCGCTCTTTTAGTATATCGACTATTATCATACATTAAATTAAGCTTTGTTTCAAACGCAGACAACTCGTTATACCGTAAGGCGCCATGTAAATAAAACAAGACTGCATATTTCTTACTCGGTGTATATGATTTTGGTAAATGCACAAAATAAGACGTGCTAGCGGTATCATTTATTTTTAGCGCAATAGAATAGTCTTGTTGTTTCTTTGGCAAGTAATTATTAGACGTTTTAAGATGCTGATAAAGCTCGTCACCCTCAAAAACAGCTAAATCTTCATTTTTACTGGTGTTAAAAAACTCTTTCTCTTCTGCCTTCAACCTTTCAAAAAACTGTTCCTTATCATTTAAGGCTGTCTCATATAACGCGATCCATCGACTATCTTCCATTAGATTTTTGTAATCCTCGTCAGCATACTCACCTAAAATATAATCCCAACCCGGAAATCCCATCTCATCTTCCACCAATTTAGCGGTGCGCTCAAGATAACTAAAAGCCTTATCAAACGCTTTAATCTCACTCGCAACAACACTTGCCTCATAAATAGAGTAATCTGTAATACTATCAGGAAACTTAGCAAAGGCCTTTTCATACATTTCTAAAGCGTCTACCTGTTGTAATGAATCCTTATCAACTGACAACTGATAAGCAGCTTCAACCATTGCCGTATAGGATTCTCCAGAAATAACGACCTGTTTCTTACAACTTGTTGTAGTTATAAAAAAAACTAGTATAACAATAGCTAATGGTTTCATAATAGAGGTTTACTATAAAAGAGCAACAATATCTTCCATTGTTACACTTTAGTTATTACTCTACTTCAAACTCCTTTACATCACCATCAATTTTAACCAGGTATTTCCCTTTAGGAATATAATATTTATCATTCTTAGCTTTATTGATATCGATAGCCGTATTCTCTTTCATCAAAGCCTTTCTTCCGTTTTCATTTATAGTTAAATCGTAAGCAATAAAATTAAACCCTTTATCTATAGCTACTGAAAAATGCTGTACCTCCTTATTATTCTCGGACAATATTTTAACCTCTTTTTCACCAGAAGTAGCACTAAACAATGTAATAGTCGTACTTGGCTCAAGTGGCGCCATCCATTTACTCCATGAATTTCCCCAACGCTTATAATACCTAATCGCATCCAAATCAAAAATAGTCATTGGACTACTTACAACCTTTTCAGAGTCAAATTGTTGAAAAGGTAAAACATTGGTTTTATAAATCCCTCTACCGTGCGTCCCCAACAACAAATCGTTAGTATCCGCTTGCATTTTTATATCATGCACAGCCACTGCCGGTAAGTTCTTTGAAAAAGCACTCCATGCGGCACCATTATCAAAACTAACATATGCTCCATTATCCGTTCCTAAATACAAGATGTTTTCTTTGACCTGATCTTCAATAATAACATTTACTGGAGATTTTGGAATATTTGAACTAATAGACGTCCACGTTTGACCATAATCATCACTCTTATACACATAAGTCCCAAAGTCATCAAATCGACACCCATTTAAAGTCGCATACACACGTTCCTTTTTATGTTTTGAAGCCACCACACGTGTCACCCATAAATCGTTAGGTAAATTAGAAGATATAACCTCCCAAGTAGCCCCTTGATTTTTACTCACATGGATTAAACCATCATCACTACCCACATACAACAATCCAAACTCCAACGGCGATTCGCTAATCGTCGCTATGGTACCATAAGCCACGTTTCCTTCTTTTCCGCCTTGTGTTAAGTCGTCACTTATGGCTGTCCAAGTATTACCCTGATCTAAAGAACGCATTAATTTGTTACCTCCTAAATATAAAATATCCTGATTATGACGCGACAAATGGATTGGGGTTTGCCAATTAAAACGGTATGGCTTTTCACCTAATTCATGTTTTGGTTGAATGTAAGTTTGCTCGTCAGTGTCTCTATTCAATCTAAAATAATTCCCAAACTGATAACCCGTATACACGATATCGGTATTTCGATTATCAATCTCGATTTGCATGCCATCGCCACCCATTATACTTTTCCATGGATACGCGCCACTCTGTTCCCAGCTTTTGTCTTCTTTAGCGTCATGCGGACCAACCCAAACACCATTATCTTGCAAACCACCATAGACCTGATATGGTTTTTGATTATCTACATTAATGGCATAAAACTGACCTACTGACGGCGAGTTATTTTTTATCCAATTAGCACCATCATCATAAGTAATATTAACACCACCATCATTTCCATTCACTAAATGCGCAGGATTTTTTGGATTAATCCAAAGGGCGTGGTGATCCGCATGTACATTTTCTGCACTAATAGAGGTAAATGTTTTACCACCATCTTTAGACTTTAAAATAGGCACGCCATACACATAAATAGCATTTTGATCGACTGGAGACACGTGTATGTGCCCAAAATAATACCCATAACTATAATATAAATCATCTAGGTAATCGTCGTGCGTCTTTACCCAAGTTTGTCCACCGTTTGTACTTTTATAAACCTCAGCACCAATCACTGGTGTATCAAACAACATAGAATTGGCATCTTCTAAATAATGCGCCAAATCGGCTGGTTTAACATGACCACCACGCACCATTTGCTTGACATTAGCCGCTCTATATTTTTCCTGAAACCCATTCATTCTTAAAAACCCATTTAGCTTTTTATCTTCAAGGTTTAAAAAATCGGCAGCACTCATGGTTTTAAAATCATCTTTTTGCAATCCTCTTGTCGTGGTTTTATTTCCGCTTGACGGACGCCTAAATTGACTATCGTGTATTGCATAAACAATATTATTATCGTAAACTGCCAATCCAATACGCCCCACACCATTACCTGTAGGAAATCCACTAGCTTCTGTAGACACTTTTACCCATGTATCGCCTGCATCCGTACTTTTATAAATCGCAGAATTATTACCGCTACCATCAAAATTCCACGCTTTTCTATCCTTAGTCCAAGACGTTGCAAATAGGGTATTAAAATCGTTTGACGCTTGTTGCATATCTATTATTCCGCTTGAATCATCAATGTATAATGTTTTAACCCAAGTTTTTCCACCATCTTTAGTTTTGTAAACCCCACGATCTTCCGATTTAGAATATAACGCACCAGTTACACCAACAATCACCTCATTAACATTATTAGGATTAATCAAAATACGACCAATATGTTGCGAATTAGGCAACCCAACAAACTCCCAATTATCACCATTATCATTAGATTTAAGCATCCCAACACCAGCATAAGACGATCGCGAAGCATTATTTTCTCCTGTACCAACCCATAGTGTTCTAGTATTCCAATCGACAGCAAGCGTTCCCACATTTTGAGTTTGAGCACCATCTAAAATAGGCACAAATGTTGTCCCGTTATTTGTGGTATGCCAAACCCCTCCTGATGCGTAACCCACATAAAACTCGGTTGGATTATCAGGATTAACCGCCAAATCCACCACACGACCACTCATAACGGTTGGCCCTATGTTTGTAAAGGGTATATTTTTGACTATCGAGCTAGCTTGTAACTGTGCTTTTTCTGTTAATAACGATTGTTGCGCACTAACGGAACACACAATAAAAAGAGATAAAATAAATCTAAAATTCATAGTTGTCATTTATAAGTTTTGAAGATACTGATAAAAGTAAAAAGGACAAAGTTAATTAGTAAAAGGCGCTACATTTTAAGACGCTTTTATAAGTTATGTATTTTAAAGTTCTTATTTTTGAAGTAGAATTTCAATCCTAATAAGACGCCCACTTTTCTGAAAAAACTTCAGTACCATTTGTGGCAATAAAAAAACATATTTTTCTTATGAAATACCACCAAATAGACGCAGCACTTTTTGTTAAAAATCGTAAAAATTTTGCGGCTCAAATGAAACCAAAAAGCATTGCCTTTTTTAACTCAAATGACATTTACCCAATTAGCGCTGATAGCACACTACCTTTCCAACAACACAGAGATATCTTTTATTTAAGTGGCGTTGATCAAGAAGAAAGCATTTTAGTGCTTTTTCCAGATTGTCCAAATCCTAAAAACCGTGAAGTCTTATTTTTAAAAGAAACAAACGCACATATTGCCGTTTGGGAAGGTGAAAAACTTACCAAAGACGCTGCTTTTGCGACTAGCGGAATTAAAACCGTATACTGGTTACAAGATTTAGAAAAAGTCGTTTTTGAAATGATGACACAAGCAGAAACCGTTTACATCAATACCAACGAGCATTACCGAGCTAATGTAGAAACGGAAACCAGAGAAGACCGTTTTACAAAATGGATAAAAGACAAATATCCTGCGCATAGTGTTGCCAAAAGTAATCCAATATTACAACGTTTACGCTCTGTAAAAGACCAAATAGAATTAGATCTAATCCAAAAAGCATGTGATATTACCGAAAAAGGTTTTAGACGTGTTTTAGGTTTTACAAAACCTGGTGTTATGGAATATAACATTGAAGCCGAATTTATGCACGAGTTTTTAAATAACCGTTCTAAAGGTTTTGCGTATACACCAATTGTAGGTTCTGGAAATAATGCCAACGTATTACATTATATAGAGAATAACCAAGACTGTAAGGCTGGTGATTTAATTTTAATTGACGCTGGAGCGGAATATGCTAATTACGCCAGCGACATGACCCGTACTATTCCTGTGTCCGGTAAATTTAACGACCGACAAAAAGCCGTTTACAATGCGGTTTTAAGAGTGAAAAATGAAGCGACCAAACTACTAGTCCCTGGAACCATTTGGGCAGACTACCATATTGAAGTTGGTAAATTAATGACTAGCGAATTACTAGGTCTTGGTTTACTAGACAAAGCAGACGTTGCTAACGAAAATCCAGATTGGCCAGCTTATAAAAAATATTTTATGCACGGTACCTCTCACCATATGGG is drawn from Psychroserpens sp. NJDZ02 and contains these coding sequences:
- a CDS encoding succinate dehydrogenase/fumarate reductase iron-sulfur subunit produces the protein MNLTLKIWRQKNASDKGKMVDYKVTDISPDMSFLEMLDVLNEQLINNDEEPVAFDHDCREGICGMCSLYINGEAHGPDRGVTTCQLHMRMFKDGDTITIEPFRATAFPVVKDLVVDRGAFDRIQHAGGFISVNTSGNTIDANAIPVNKHDADDAFSAATCIGCGACVASCKNSSAMLFVGAKVSQFALLPQGKIEATDRVLNMVKQMDEEGFGNCTNTGACEVECPKGISLENIARMNREYLSASLKG
- a CDS encoding fumarate reductase/succinate dehydrogenase flavoprotein subunit, producing the protein MSLDSKVPQGPIKDKWTDYKNHIDLVNPANKRNIDVIVVGTGLAGGSAAATLAELGYNVKAFCFQDSPRRAHSIAAQGGINAAKNYQGDGDSTYRLFYDTVKGGDYRSREANVYRLAEVSANIIDQCVAQGVPFAREYGGLLDNRSFGGVLVSRTFYAAGQTGQQLLLGAYSAMNRQIGRGKIKMYNRHEMLDVVKVDGKARGIITRNLITGEIERHSAHAVVLGTGGYGNVFFLSTNAMGSNVTAAWKAHKRGAYFANPCYTQIHPTCIPVSGDHQSKLTLMSESLRNDGRIWVPKHMKDVEAIKTGTLKPRELAEEDRDYYLERRYPAFGNLVPRDVASRAAKERCDAGFGVNATGEAVFLDFASAIQRYGKETAHVKGLDENDAVLVKKLGQEVIKNKYGNLFQMYEKIVDQDPYNTPMMIYPAVHYTMGGVWVDYNLMTTVPGLYCIGEANFSDHGANRLGASALMQGLADGYFVLPYTIGDYLSNDIRTGAISTDTKEFEEAEKEVREKLEFFVTNKGSHSVDYFHKKLGKIMWNKVGMSRNVKGLTEAIAEIKALRDQFWKEVKVPGTNEEFNEELAKAGRVADFLELGELFAKDALNREESCGGHFREDSVELDGEQKGEALRNDKDFAYVSAWEYKGEPSDAVLHKEELEFKDIELKQRSYK
- a CDS encoding succinate dehydrogenase cytochrome b subunit — protein: MSGILNSSIGRKFAMALSAFFLMFFLLQHFSINILSVFSPETFNEVSHFMGTFPLVQYALQPVLIFGVVFHFVMGFVLEIKNNKARQISYAKNNGGANSSWMSRNMIWSGLAILAFVCLHFYDFWFPELNTKFIVGDMSGLVDPNNADSGFRYYEELQHKFVDLWRVVLYVVAFVFLALHLLHGFDSAFQSVGANNKYTKGLKRFSKIYAIGIPLGFIFIAVFHFLNH
- a CDS encoding alpha/beta hydrolase-fold protein codes for the protein MKPLAIVILVFFITTTSCKKQVVISGESYTAMVEAAYQLSVDKDSLQQVDALEMYEKAFAKFPDSITDYSIYEASVVASEIKAFDKAFSYLERTAKLVEDEMGFPGWDYILGEYADEDYKNLMEDSRWIALYETALNDKEQFFERLKAEEKEFFNTSKNEDLAVFEGDELYQHLKTSNNYLPKKQQDYSIALKINDTASTSYFVHLPKSYTPSKKYAVLFYLHGALRYNELSAFETKLNLMYDNSRYTKRADANNVILVFPKGNKDFNWMLKDEGFFMVPEIVKQLKSALNIDDNKVFVSGHSNGATGSFSYLMKQPTAFAGFYGFNTYPKVFTGGTFIKNVLSRSFINFSTDQDYYYPPNANDSLNVLMADLKADYKDYRYNGFPHWFPAFEDSEPAYDILFEDLLQRKRQPFPKTIQWEFDDNAYGNLDWISDAKLDTATVEKAWHKTANFDIVKWLKLDKNDSVVTVDVHQKAFDFPRASGKIVASFEDNQFTVKVSRIGAFSINISPEMVDLNRSVKVVLNGELVFDEVLTYDKQFMLEQWHANLDRAQLWVNHIRVNVE
- a CDS encoding glycosyl hydrolase; translation: MTTMNFRFILSLFIVCSVSAQQSLLTEKAQLQASSIVKNIPFTNIGPTVMSGRVVDLAVNPDNPTEFYVGYASGGVWHTTNNGTTFVPILDGAQTQNVGTLAVDWNTRTLWVGTGENNASRSSYAGVGMLKSNDNGDNWEFVGLPNSQHIGRILINPNNVNEVIVGVTGALYSKSEDRGVYKTKDGGKTWVKTLYIDDSSGIIDMQQASNDFNTLFATSWTKDRKAWNFDGSGNNSAIYKSTDAGDTWVKVSTEASGFPTGNGVGRIGLAVYDNNIVYAIHDSQFRRPSSGNKTTTRGLQKDDFKTMSAADFLNLEDKKLNGFLRMNGFQEKYRAANVKQMVRGGHVKPADLAHYLEDANSMLFDTPVIGAEVYKSTNGGQTWVKTHDDYLDDLYYSYGYYFGHIHVSPVDQNAIYVYGVPILKSKDGGKTFTSISAENVHADHHALWINPKNPAHLVNGNDGGVNITYDDGANWIKNNSPSVGQFYAINVDNQKPYQVYGGLQDNGVWVGPHDAKEDKSWEQSGAYPWKSIMGGDGMQIEIDNRNTDIVYTGYQFGNYFRLNRDTDEQTYIQPKHELGEKPYRFNWQTPIHLSRHNQDILYLGGNKLMRSLDQGNTWTAISDDLTQGGKEGNVAYGTIATISESPLEFGLLYVGSDDGLIHVSKNQGATWEVISSNLPNDLWVTRVVASKHKKERVYATLNGCRFDDFGTYVYKSDDYGQTWTSISSNIPKSPVNVIIEDQVKENILYLGTDNGAYVSFDNGAAWSAFSKNLPAVAVHDIKMQADTNDLLLGTHGRGIYKTNVLPFQQFDSEKVVSSPMTIFDLDAIRYYKRWGNSWSKWMAPLEPSTTITLFSATSGEKEVKILSENNKEVQHFSVAIDKGFNFIAYDLTINENGRKALMKENTAIDINKAKNDKYYIPKGKYLVKIDGDVKEFEVE
- a CDS encoding aminopeptidase P family protein, coding for MKYHQIDAALFVKNRKNFAAQMKPKSIAFFNSNDIYPISADSTLPFQQHRDIFYLSGVDQEESILVLFPDCPNPKNREVLFLKETNAHIAVWEGEKLTKDAAFATSGIKTVYWLQDLEKVVFEMMTQAETVYINTNEHYRANVETETREDRFTKWIKDKYPAHSVAKSNPILQRLRSVKDQIELDLIQKACDITEKGFRRVLGFTKPGVMEYNIEAEFMHEFLNNRSKGFAYTPIVGSGNNANVLHYIENNQDCKAGDLILIDAGAEYANYASDMTRTIPVSGKFNDRQKAVYNAVLRVKNEATKLLVPGTIWADYHIEVGKLMTSELLGLGLLDKADVANENPDWPAYKKYFMHGTSHHMGLDTHDYGILTEPMQANNVFTVEPGIYIPAEGFGIRLEDDVVIQKSGAPFNLMRNIPIEVEEIESLMNK